A portion of the Trichomycterus rosablanca isolate fTriRos1 chromosome 17, fTriRos1.hap1, whole genome shotgun sequence genome contains these proteins:
- the LOC134331610 gene encoding uncharacterized protein LOC134331610: MSTSTSNTKDNEEQIITLQREIEEGRDILQRETTEGAVRREIKESIQTKEKILTELKGNVQNTKELPRRSERPRVLTEKMQTYQKEEFHKKEKRLLSLYEQWKVQARKARQELKLDISERHLTSLIDSLEGAKGDINKLYDELREYIPPAAEVRRKVDACDAVTKDIIKIIYERLTGVNGEFDAEIERQRLRELLVPDYACSIYGSTASQSSISHHSDSSCIAAKRADAAAELAAKEAEYKVLQEERKVKERIRTMEEQQKKELEIHKSELECLQAEKSVKAAHARLEAYDREVKQENDIYSVHRDPASQSHVSHSANQQSNEVRSTSTNDISFLAQAVQDSIAMNRLPVPEPTVFNGNPLHFIEWKASFMSLIDRKNIPASDKLHFLKRYVSGSAQKYLEGTFYRKDEEAYNDAWKKLNRRYGQPFIIQRAKREKLSDWPKLQSKDAEGLRDFSDFLNACLQAMPHVKGLDILNDCEENQKLTLKLPDWLATRWNRQVTIALTEGKEFPCFQDFVQFMTLEAEIACNPITSTFALRSSESYNDQRNTKIKRNKASVLNTQTLEDSNDHPANQERKKTQCMLCHDTGHYLHKCPEFMSKSLESRRAYVKDNRLCYGCLRLGHGAKECRRRHTCELCKGRHPTCLHDDNYKKTTKGPWQSKDSRPKHETEPTAVMSLNVHSKGQEVSTSMIVPVWVSYKRNPSKEKLVYALLDTQSDTTFIDEDVSKELQVATQPVKLKLTTMMGENRIMKSERVSDLCVRGYDSTIHIDLPSTYTKDCIPANREHIPTRETAKHWEHLTTIADSLPPLLDCEVGLLIGYNCPRTLVPRRVISGKDNEPYAILTDLGWSIVGCSTLQAGTFMATGHCHRVTVKELPAMTPVDAIKILESDFKDTHGDGKTVSQEDLIFLDILRKGIRKNEQGHYEMPLPFKERPCLPDNRQLAIIRLNHLKRKFSVNEKYKDNYIIYMKDLIERGDVEEVHEEGAGGEKWYIPHHGVYHSKKPDKLRVVFDCSARHKGNSLNEHLLSGPDMINNLTGVLIRFRQHHIALMCDTEKMFHQFHVPIKDRDYLRFLWWTNGDTNTQPRDYRMKVHLFGAVSSPGCANYGLKQLAKDNSHLYPMGAQFIARDFYVDDGVTSVESAERAIELALEARELCANGGLRLHKFVSNSNVVLQSIPPSERATDTKTKNLTLNDMSLERALGIHWDIESDSFTFKITAKDQPATRRGILSTVASIYDPLGIVAPYLLNGKGILQEMCHQGTGWDDLLPERLRPRWERWLDDLTNLERISIARCYVPTNFGKVNKRELHHFSDASNKGYGQCSYLRLKNEKGEVHCALIMGKARVSPLKVVTIPRLELTAAVVSVTVSNMLKEELSYTNVEEFFWTDSKVVLGYINNDARRFHTFVANRVQKIRHCSNPQQWAYISTDENPADNASRGRTIDELLSSNWFTGPKFLWEKEIKPSTELIHDLPIGDPEVKRSHVLQTRTKEQVTLADRLSKFSSWSRAIKAVARLLRRVKKDKSNTLSTVKERQSAELLFIKDLQKQAYENEIKLLSKGSQLPIHNKLYSLDVFLDKDGVLKVGGRLGHSSSSSSFKHPKVIPKGHHITSLIIAHYHEKVKHQGKGFTINEIRSNGYWITGLNRAVASHIHQCVTCRKLRRPVEGQRMSDLPTERVEPSPPFTFCGMDCFGPFLTKQGRKQHKSSYGGLFCINAQKV, encoded by the exons ATGTCCACGTCCACATCAAACACAAAGGACAACGAAGAGCAGATTATTACTCTTCAAAGAGAGATTGAAGAAGGCAGAGACATTCTCCAAAGAGAAACTACAGAGGGCGCAGTAAGACGTGAAATAAAGGAAAGCATACAGACTAAAGAAAAAATTCTAACTGAACTAAAAGGTAACGTTCAAAACACTAAAGAGCTGCCCAGAAGATCTGAACGCCCACGAGTTCTTACAGAAAAAATGCAAACTTATCAAAAGGAGGAATttcataaaaaagagaaaagacttTTAAGTTTGTATGAACAATGGAAAGTACAAGCCCGAAAGGCAAGGCAAGAATTGAAATTAGATATTTCAGAAAGGCATTTGACATCGCTAATAGACAGTCTCGAAGGGGCAAAGGGTGACATTAACAAACTTTATGACGAATTAAGAGAATACATTCCACCTGCTGCTGAGGTAAGGCGTAAGGTTGATGCCTGTGATGCCGTGACTAAAGACATTATCAAAATAATTTATGAGAGATTAACTGGTGTAAATGGAGAATTTGATGCTGAAATCGAAAGGCAACGTCTGCGTGAGCTACTTGTTCCTGACTACGCTTGTTCCATATATGGTTCAACAGCTTCACAGTCAAGCATCAGTCATCACTCCGATTCCTCTTGCATTGCAGCCAAACGAGCAGATGCAGCTGCAGAATTAGCAGCAAAAGAGGCTGAATACAAGGTCTTACAGGAGGAAAGGAAAGTTAAGGAACGGATAAGAACCATGGAGGAACAACAGAAAAAGGAATTAGAAATTCACAAGTCCGAATTAGAATGCTTGCAAGCTGAAAAGAGCGTCAAGGCTGCTCACGCCAGACTAGAAGCTTATGACAGAGAAGTGAAACAAGAAAATGACATTTATTCAGTTCACAGGGATCCTGCAAGTCAAAGTCATGTGTCTCACTCTGCCAATCAGCAGTCTAATGAAGTCCGATCAACTTCAACAAACGACATATCTTTCTTAGCCCAAGCTGTTCAAGACAGCATAGCCATGAACAGACTGCCAGTTCCAGAACCAACAGTGTTTAATGGCAATCCACTTCACTTCATTGAATGGAAAGCTTCATTTATGTCACTAATAGATAGAAAGAACATCCCTGCATCGGACAAACTGCACTTTCTTAAGAGATATGTCAGTGGTTCGGCCCAAAAATATCTTGAGGGCACCTTCTATCGTAAGGACGAGGAAGCTTATAATGATGCGTGGAAGAAGTTAAATCGGCGATATGGCCAGCCATTTATAATTCAAAGAGCCAAAAGAGAGAAGCTGTCAGATTGGCCAAAATTACAGTCCAAGGATGCTGAAGGATTAAGAGATTTCTCTGATTTCTTGAATGCATGTCTGCAGGCAATGCCTCATGTGAAGGGTTTGGACATTCTAAATGATTGCGAAGAAAATCAAAAGTTGACACTAAAATTACCAGACTGGCTAGCTACTCGATGGAACCGTCAGGTCACAATAGCCCTCACAGAAGGAAAGGAATTTCCCTGTTTCCAGGATTTTGTTCAGTTCATGACACTAGAAGCAGAAATTGCCTGCaatccaatcacttccacttttgCACTACGTTCATCTGAGTCTTACAATGATCAAAGGAACACAAAGATTAAAAGGAATAAGGCCAGTGTCTTGAACACTCAAACTCTTGAAGACAGTAATGATCACCCAGCAaatcaagaaagaaagaaaactcaGTGTATGCTGTGTCACGATACCGGTCATTATCTGCATAAGTGCCCAGAGTTTATGTCCAAGTCTCTAGAAAGCAGAAGGGCTTATGTTAAAGACAACAGGCTGTGCTATGGTTGTTTAAGGCTGGGCCATGGTGCCAAGGAATGTCGGCGTCGACACACCTGTGAGTTGTGTAAAGGTAGACACCCTACTTGTCTCCATGACGACAACTATAAGAAAACCACTAAGGGACCCTGGCAAAGCAAGGATTCGCGACCAAAGCATGAAACTGAGCCTACGGCTGTTATGTCACTCAATGTCCATAGTAAAGGTCAAGAAGTTAGTACCTCAATGATAGTGCCGGTATGGGTGTCTTATAAAAGGAATCCATCTAAAGAAAAGCTTGTTTATGCGCTTTTGGATACGCAGAGTGACACCACCTTTATTGATGAAGATGTAAGCAAGGAATTACAGGTGGCTACACAGCCAGTAAAACTAAAACTTACTACAATGATGGGAGAAAATAGAATCATGAAAAGTGAAAGAGTTTCGGACCTTTGTGTAAGAGGCTATGACTCCACTATACATATTGACCTCCCTTCTACCTACACAAAGGACTGTATACCTGCAAATCGAGAGCACATACCAACTCGTGAGACGGCAAAACATTGGGAACACCTCACAACCATCGCAGATAGTTTACCTCCTCTTCTTGACTGTGAGGTCGGTCTCCTAATTGGATACAACTGCCCCCGAACTCTAGTCCCAAGGAGGGTCATATCTGGTAAAGATAATGAGCCATATGCAATTCTTACAGATTTGGGGTGGAGTATTGTAGGCTGCTCAACACTGCAAGCTGGTACATTTATGGCAACTGGTCATTGTCATCGAGTAACTGTTAAAGAGCTCCCTGCAATGACACCAGTCGATGCAATCAAAATTCTCGAGTCTGATTTTAAGGACACCCATGGAGATGGCAAAACTGTCTCTCAAGAGGATCTAATTTTTCTGGACATACTGAGGAAAGGCataaggaaaaatgaacaaggacaTTATGAAATGCCCCTGCCATTTAAGGAACGACCATGTCTGCCTGACAACCGGCAGCTTGCTATAATAAGACTCAATCACCTAAAAAGGAAATTCTCTGTAAATGAGAAGTACAAGGATAATTACATTATCTATATGAAGGATCTCATTGAAAGAGGTGATGTAGAGGAAGTACATGAAGAAGGTGCTGGTGGTGAAAAATGGTACATTCCTCATCATGGAGTATATCACTCAAAAAAGCCGGACAAGTTGCGAGTTGTATTTGACTGCTCTGCAAGACACAAAGGTAACAGCCTCAATGAACACCTACTGTCAGGTCCGGATATGATAAACAATCTAACAGGTGTTCTCATTCGCTTTCGCCAGCATCACATTGCTTTGATGTGTGACACTGAGAAAATGTTCCATCAATTTCATGTCCCAATTAAAGACCGTGATTATCTACGTTTCTTGTGGTGGACAAATGgagacactaacacacaaccccGAGACTACCGAATGAAAGTCCATCTATTTGGTGCAGTGTCTTCTCCAGGTTGTGCGAACTATGGGCTAAAACAGCTGGCAAAAGATAACAGTCATTTATATCCAATGGGTGCACAATTCATTGCAAGAGACTTTTATGTGGACGATGGAGTAACAAGTGTAGAGTCAGCAGAAAGGGCTATTGAGCTGGCACTAGAAGCACGTGAACTATGTGCAAATGGTGGTCTCCGTCTTCACAAATTCGTATCAAATAGTAATGTGGTCCTACAGAGTATTCCTCCATCAGAACGTGCAACAGACACTAAAACGAAAAACCTCacattgaatgatatgtctcTTGAGAGAGCACTTGGAATTCACTGGGACATTGAAAGTGACAGTTTCACATTCAAAATTACAGCAAAGGACCAACCAGCAACACGTCGGGGCATACTGTCCACTGTTGCCTCCATCTACGATCCCCTGGGTATTGTCGCTCCATATCTCCTTAATGGCAAAGGGATCCTGCAGGAGATGTGCCATCAAGGTACTGGTTGGGATGATCTACTACCTGAAAGACTAAGGCCACGGTGGGAGAGATGGCTAGATGATCTCACAAACTTAGAAAGAATTAGTATAGCCCGATGTTATGTACCAACTAACTTTGGGAAGGTGAATAAAAGGGAACTACACCACTTTTCAGATGCTAGCAATAAGGGATATGGTCAATGCTCCTACCTGAGGTTGAAAAATGAAAAGGGAGAAGTTCATTGTGCTCTTATCATGGGCAAGGCCCGTGTTTCTCCTTTGAAGGTAGTTACCATACCCAGACTGGAACTGACAGCAGCAGTAGTCTCAGTCACAGTTAGCAACATGCTCAAAGAAGAGCTAAGCTACACCAACGTGGAAGAGTTCTTTTGGACGGATTCCAAAGTTGTATTAGGGTATATAAACAACGATGCTCGACGCTTCCACACCTTTGTAGCAAATAGAGTACAGAAAATACGCCACTGTTCGAATCCTCAACAGTGGGCCTATATATCAACTGATGAGAATCCCGCCGATAATGCCTCCAGAGGAAGAACGATAGATGAGCTACTTTCATCTAATTGGTTTACGGGCCCCAAGTTTTTATGGGAAAAGGAAATTAAACCTTCAACAGAATTGATCCATGATCTTCCAATAGGAGATCCGGAAGTCAAAAGGTCCCATGTACTTCAGACAAGGACCAAAGAACAAGTGACCCTTGCAGACAGGCTGTCTAAGTTTTCCTCATGGTCACGAGCCATCAAAGCAGTAGCACGTCTTTTACGTCGTGTAAAGAAAGACAAATCAAATACACTCTCCACGGTAAAAGAAAGGCAAAGCGCAGAGCTTCTTTTCATCAAAGATCTACAAAAGCAAGcttatgaaaatgaaataaagctgtTGAGCAAGGGAAGTCAATTGCCAATTCACAACAAACTGTACAGTCTTGATGTCTTTCTGGATAAAGATGGTGTACTCAAGGTGGGAGGAAGACTTGGTCATTCATCCTCCTCAAGTTCATTCAAACACCCAAAGGTCATCCCTAAAGGTCATCACATAACCAGTTTGATAATTGCTCATTACCATGAGAAGGTAAAACACCAGGGCAAAGGCTTCACTATCAATGAAATCAGATCCAATGGCTATTGGATTACTGGACTAAACAGAGCAGTTGCATCTCACATTCATCAGTGTGTTACATGTCGAAAGCTCAGAAGACCAGTTGAAGGTCAAAGAATGAGTGACCTACCTACAGAACGGGTAGAACCCTCACCACCGTTCACTTTTTGCGGGATGGACTGTTTTGGTCCATTTCTGACTAAACAGGGCAGAAAGCAACACAAAAG cTCTTACGGtggtttattttgtattaatgcTCAGAAGGTTTAA